The genomic DNA GCGGCGCTGTGGCGCGAGGCGATGGACAAATTGGCTGCGGCAGGCGGAACGCTCTTTCGCCAGCAGGAGCCGACGTCAGGAGATCAGAGGACGGAGATCGGAGGGCAGCGAGCGGCGGACGGCGGGCAGAAGGCGGGCGCTGCTGCCGGCGCCGTCACATTCGTGAACGAATTTCAGAAGGGCATCAACACCTATCGCGTCCATCGTGGGCCGAGCAAGGCGGCGGCGATGGCCTTCTTGCAGGCCCACCCCGTGGATCGCAACTTTTTCTACCTCGTCGTCGAAACGCCGGAGGGGAACTTCGGGCGGGATGTCGACGGGATTTATGCAGAGTGAAGGAGGTTCTCAAATGGCATCTCCCTATTATCGCTGCCCCAACTGTCACAACGTCTCGCGCAAGAATGACAACACGTTCGAGATGGTGGAAGCAAGCGGGTCGGGCACGCTCTTTGTAGCTCCTGGCGGTGTTCCCTGTCCTGACTGCGGCGCCAACCACAGCTTCGATGACATCTATCTGCACCCCAAATACGACGTTCCCATCGAAGATGTCTACGGCGGGAAGGCCGGCGTCGATCTGCAGCTTATCCGTCGCGCACATGCGGCGGGGAGGATCAGGTTATCGGAGCAGGAATTGGCCCTGCTCAAGGCCAACCTGCCCGCCGCCGCAGCGGCTTCGCCGAGCAAAGCGAATGCAAGCTCCACAGCATCGGTGCAAAGGTTGTCAGAGCAGGAAAAAGTACGTTTGCAGCCGACGCTTCGTTCCTCATCCGCAAAATCTACATCGAGTAGCACCCAGAAAAAGGAGATTGGATGTGGACCAGGATCCATCGGCATCTTGTTTCTGATTGCAGCTGCCGTATCTGTGTACTTGGAACAACAAGGAGCAGGCTGTGGGTATGGAACCGCAGCAGCATTAGCAGGACTTGGCCTGATAGGACTGATTGCATCTGCACAATCGTTGGTTGGTGGATCCGGCATCACACGCAGCGCCGTGCAAACGCCATCGACAATCAAACCGACTCACGATGGCAAACCGGTAGACACGCGTGCGAACATAGCGCAAGACATGCGACAACTGGCAGAAAAACATGAGGGTGATGCGCCACTCATCAGGATTCTTGCCGACAGCCTGATAACTGGCAGAACGCAGGGCGGGGAACACGTCAACCCTGGTGAAATACCACAACTTCTGAACCAGTTGGCCGCGATGCAACGCGACCATGGGCAAAATCAACTAGCCAGCGATATGGAATCGCTGGCGCAGCGCATCAAGCGCATCGAATAGCAGATAGGCAGATAGTTATCCTCGGAGTCATGACTGATCGATTAGGCGCTCTCACATCAATCGTAATATTCAACAACCAAACAAGATATCAGAACAACCCAACATAACTATTGAACACAGACTCTGACTCATCTCATTGGAGGTTCTCAAATGACCCACGGCGACTACTATCTGCTGACCAATGGCGGCTACTTTGGACCAGGCGAAGAGCCACCTGGCCTTTCCGAGGAGCCAGTCCCTGATTCAACCGCGTCGCCCGAACCTAGCCCGGCCCGTACGCCACCACACTCAGTCCAAGTGCAACGAGACCCTGATGTGTTGCCGGACCTACAGAATCAGTCGCTACATGGATGGCAACTAGCAGCCTGACGACAAGTTGCTCGAACACAGATTTGCTTTCTACGACTGGTTGATCTCAACCGCCGCCCACAACGCCGCATCTTCATCAACATCGACGCATGACCCGATGAGCTTATGATCATTGGCAACTGTGTCTCATTTGTTCACGACCCAATTCCCAGGCTCATCGCAAACTGCGCCAGAGAGATGATCTGCGTGCCATGATAGTACTTAAGGCGTCGCAGATGTCCGTCTTGGGTCACCAAATAATCCGCCCCAGCTTCAAGAACCGCGGCCAGAAAAATGTTGTCAGAAGGATCGGCCCTGATAGCCGTGACGCCTTCATAGAGGCCGGCTAACAAGCGAGCATGACTCTGCAACGTCGCCGTGACCTTTTGGATATCAGCATCAGTCAAGCCGAAGTTCTCCTGCACCTTGGCATAAGTCAACACACGTTCAACCTCGGCCAATGTCTGTGGCGTGATACAAACCTCGAAACGACGACTTTGCCACAGTTCACGCAGTCTTCGAGCGCGAAATGTGGCGCCAACGAGCAAGGGCAACACCGCGTTGGTGTCGAAAACGACGATCAAACTTTCCTGCACTTCAAACTGGCCCTTCATACCTCTGTCGCGCGCAGCGTGCTCACAGCCTCGCCAAACAGGCTATCGAGATCATCATCCGAAAGACCGGCAAACTTCTCACTGACCCGTTCGAGAATGACAAAGCCTTCATCCCACCCGGTCTCGGATGCTGCTCCTGCCAGTGGCAAACTCAGAACCCGTCGGCGACGTTCCTCGCGCTTGGCCAGTTCTATCAAACGCTGGTAACGCTCGGCGTCCACGATCAAAGCCGTGGTTTGTCCATCGATCACCATGAATTCTCGTTGTCCTGAGCGCAGAGCCATAGCAATCTCCGGCCAACGGTCAGCTAGATCAGCAATACGGATAGTTTCGGCCATGCTCAGATGACTCCTATCTGAAGATAGTTCAACGGGAATCGTAATCATGTCACACCTCGATCCTGAGTATAGCCGTGGGCGGCTCGGCAGTCAAGGCACATACCCGCAAGCCAGCGCCGCCCGTTGCCCGGTTTTCGTGCAAGCGGCTGCGCCCCCATGCCCTTCACTTTTGTAGGCATCCCTCATGCTTCCTTTGCTTCCCAACCGCGTGCGTATGCCCGAAAGGAGTCCCCGCCATGAATCGCCTTGCCATCCTGCTCGCCTGCTTGCTGCTGATCCTGTTGGCGGCTGCCTGCGGCGGCAATCCGGAGCCTACGCCCATCCCCGTGGCTGCCGCCCCCACCGAAACGCCCGCGTCCACCGCCACTACCGCGCCCACGAACACACCGGAGCCGGAGCCGACAGCCACACCCACGGCTATCTCCACCGACACGCCACAACCGACCGCTACGCCCACCTCCACGCCCCTCCCCCAGGCCGAAGTGATCGTCGAGACCCTCAACCTGCGCGGCGGGCCAGACACTACCTATCCGGTGATGGGCAAAGCAGCCAGAGGCGAGACGCTGACTGTGCTCGCCCGCAGCCAGGACGGTTCCTGGTTGGAGGTGCAAAAAGCCGACGGCAAAACGGTTTGGGTGGCGGCCAGGCTGGTGCAGCTTTCGGCGCCGGTCGAGACGCTCGCTGTGTCCGTCCACACCCCGCCCACGGCCACGCCTGTTCCATCGACCGTGCGCCTGCTTTTTGCCTACTCGCCCGGCTGTCCACACTGCTCCTATCAGCGCCCGATCATCGCCGACTTCCAGGCTGCGCATCCTGAAGTCAAAGTGACGCGGGTGGAATACTCGGCGCTGAGCGCCACCCAACGCAGGTTGATCGCAGGCACATCGGGGCATCCGGTCATGGTGTTCTACAGCGACAGCGGCGATGACATCCGGCAGATCGTGAGTGAGACGCCATTAGGCCAGATGGACACCGAGTATCGGCGTTTCCTGACCGAGGTGGCCAGGCCCAGCAGTTCGAAGACCACGACCGGCAGCTATGTAACCTGAGGCTGAGCTTTTCTGACCGGTCCGGTCAGTCCCCCACCGCCCCAGCCTGGATCACCGCCTCCGAAGGAGTTCGAACATGTCCCCCACGCGCTCTTTCTCCCTCTGGCTGTCAGTAATCGTCGTCTTGCTGCTTGTATCGACCATCGTCGCCAGCTTTGCATGGTCAGGTCAGACTTCAGCCGCTGCGCTGTCAGTTACATCGACTCCGGCCGGCGCCTTCCTCGATCCCTTCGACGATTTCGATCCCACGCGCTGGCGCAAGTCCGATTGGACCAACCCCCTGCCGCCGTTCTGGAATCGCTGGCGCCCCGACCACATCAGCTTCCAAGATGGCAACATGCGCATCCGGCTGGACGACACCCCCTGTCCCAGTGGCTGCGATGGCCGCCCCTATGCTTCCGGCGAATACCGCAGCAATGACTTCTTTGGCTACGGCCGTTTCGAGGCGCGCCTGAAAGCAGCCAACGTCCCCGGCACCGTGACCGCCTTGTTCGTCTACACCGGCCCCTATGACGGCAACCCCAACGACGAATTCGACATCGAAATCCTGGGCAAAAACCCGACCCGGTTGCAGACGAACTACTTCAGCAACGGCGTCGGCGGCCACGAAGCCTGGATCGACCTCGGCTTCGACGCTTCGCAAGATTTCCACACCTACGCCATCGAATGGACGCCTACAGCCCTGCGCTGGTACGTCGATGGCGTCCTCAAGCGCAGCGAAGATGGCAGCAACGACCCCTTGCCCATCACGCCGGGGCGGATCATGATGAGCTTCTGGGCCTGCACAGGCGTATCGGGTTGGTGCGGTGACTTCGCTTACGGCGGCGCGCCCATCGATGTCCATTACGATTGGGTGGCCTACACGCCCATGCCACGGCCGCTCTATCTACCGTTGGTCTGGCACGCCTCGCCGCCGCCCCCCGCCTGCTCCCTGATCGAGGATTTCGAGGACACGGCCGACGAATGGCACGCCGAGACGGGCAATGGCGGCGTCTGCGCCTTTGGGCCGGGCCAGGGCCACCAGGGGCAGGGGATGAACATCGCCTGCGCCAGTCATGATGTCAACGACTGGTGGTTCGTCGCCACGGATATCAATGCAGACTGGCGCACGGCGACCGGCTTCGATTTCATGCTCGCAAAGCACCCTGCCAGCAGCGACTTCTGTGTCGCCCTCCAGGATGCCGACGACGAGGTTTGGTACAAATGCCTTGAACGCGACCACACAGCCTGGGATAAAGTAACCGTTTCGCTGTCCGAACTCACCCTCGATCCCTACGACCACCGGGGCAATGGCGTCCTCGACCTCAACAACATCCAGCAATTCCGCTTCCGCCATTGGCCGTTGCGCGCTGCCGCCGTCGATGTCAGCGTGGACGAACTCCGTCTCTGCTTGGGGATAACGCCAACCCCAACCCCGACGCCCAGTCCGACCGCAACTTTCACAGCCACTCCAACCACTACGGCCACGCCAACAGCCACACCCTCACCCAGCCCCAGCGCGACTCCGACGCCCAGCCCAACCACTACCCCCGTCATCTCTCCCACCGCCACACCCACTCCTAGCCTTACCCCCACGTGGACACCCTCGGCTACACCGTCCGCCAGCCCAACCTTCACGCCCTCGGCCACGCCAACTGCCACCTGGACGCCGAGCGCCACCCCCACCTTCACGCCCTCGGCAACTCCAAGCGCCACGCGGACGCCCACCCGAACGCCGACGATGACTGACACGCCCACCCCCACTCCTACCCACACCCCACCGGCGCCGCCGAATGGCAGCCTCGAAGACTTCGAACGCGGCCTCCAAGACTGGTACAGCCCCAACGGCGATCTCGATCATTTTGGCTTGACGAACGATGCCTGCCAGGGAACATCGGCCTTGAGAATGGGCGGCACAGAAGAAAGCGAATCCTGGACAGGCGAGGCAGTCCTGTACAACTGGGCTGGGCGGCCCTCCGATTGGCGAAACAAGCCGTCCGTTTCGCTCTGTCTCAAGCGAGGCGAAACGCGGCGCGGTGGGCGCCCTTCGCTGACTGTGGTCATCGAGGATGGCCAGGGTCATCGCCTGCAACTACATCGGGACAACGATCAGAATCTTCCCTGGGCTGGAGGCGGCTGGCGCACCATCATCGAAAACGACCCGTGGCAGCAATACATTCTGCCTTTGCGCCATGAAGCCAATTTCGATTGGTCGAATGTTGTCCGCTTGCGCCTGGAACTACGCCTGACCTACCGCGGCAACAACCAATGGGACCCCAACCCCGATGATCTCTACGTAGACGACATTCGCTTG from Caldilineales bacterium includes the following:
- a CDS encoding family 16 glycosylhydrolase gives rise to the protein MSPTRSFSLWLSVIVVLLLVSTIVASFAWSGQTSAAALSVTSTPAGAFLDPFDDFDPTRWRKSDWTNPLPPFWNRWRPDHISFQDGNMRIRLDDTPCPSGCDGRPYASGEYRSNDFFGYGRFEARLKAANVPGTVTALFVYTGPYDGNPNDEFDIEILGKNPTRLQTNYFSNGVGGHEAWIDLGFDASQDFHTYAIEWTPTALRWYVDGVLKRSEDGSNDPLPITPGRIMMSFWACTGVSGWCGDFAYGGAPIDVHYDWVAYTPMPRPLYLPLVWHASPPPPACSLIEDFEDTADEWHAETGNGGVCAFGPGQGHQGQGMNIACASHDVNDWWFVATDINADWRTATGFDFMLAKHPASSDFCVALQDADDEVWYKCLERDHTAWDKVTVSLSELTLDPYDHRGNGVLDLNNIQQFRFRHWPLRAAAVDVSVDELRLCLGITPTPTPTPSPTATFTATPTTTATPTATPSPSPSATPTPSPTTTPVISPTATPTPSLTPTWTPSATPSASPTFTPSATPTATWTPSATPTFTPSATPSATRTPTRTPTMTDTPTPTPTHTPPAPPNGSLEDFERGLQDWYSPNGDLDHFGLTNDACQGTSALRMGGTEESESWTGEAVLYNWAGRPSDWRNKPSVSLCLKRGETRRGGRPSLTVVIEDGQGHRLQLHRDNDQNLPWAGGGWRTIIENDPWQQYILPLRHEANFDWSNVVRLRLELRLTYRGNNQWDPNPDDLYVDDIRLP
- a CDS encoding putative toxin-antitoxin system toxin component, PIN family, giving the protein MKGQFEVQESLIVVFDTNAVLPLLVGATFRARRLRELWQSRRFEVCITPQTLAEVERVLTYAKVQENFGLTDADIQKVTATLQSHARLLAGLYEGVTAIRADPSDNIFLAAVLEAGADYLVTQDGHLRRLKYYHGTQIISLAQFAMSLGIGS
- a CDS encoding SH3 domain-containing protein, encoding MNRLAILLACLLLILLAAACGGNPEPTPIPVAAAPTETPASTATTAPTNTPEPEPTATPTAISTDTPQPTATPTSTPLPQAEVIVETLNLRGGPDTTYPVMGKAARGETLTVLARSQDGSWLEVQKADGKTVWVAARLVQLSAPVETLAVSVHTPPTATPVPSTVRLLFAYSPGCPHCSYQRPIIADFQAAHPEVKVTRVEYSALSATQRRLIAGTSGHPVMVFYSDSGDDIRQIVSETPLGQMDTEYRRFLTEVARPSSSKTTTGSYVT